Proteins encoded in a region of the Rutidosis leptorrhynchoides isolate AG116_Rl617_1_P2 chromosome 9, CSIRO_AGI_Rlap_v1, whole genome shotgun sequence genome:
- the LOC139867518 gene encoding uncharacterized protein: MAWRRMQLLKQNLISLIPSKSNTFIANYSSKSNLYHAKVGIPEFLNGIGNGVETYAEKLESEFGDLQNLLVARSMKLKKINIGGDPKVCKHRKLILKYAHKYRLGLWRPRVEPPKTK, from the exons atGGCGTGGAGACGAATGCAATTGCTGAAGCAAAACCTAATCTCACTAATTCCCTCCAAATCAAATACCTTTATCGCTAATTATTCTTCCAAATCAAATCTATACCACG CGAAAGTTGGTATACCGGAGTTTTTGAACGGAATCGGCAACGGAGTAGAGACATATGCAGAAAAACTTGAATCAGAGTTTGGTGATTTACAGAATCTGTTGGTCGCTCGTTCAATGAAGCTGAAGAAAATTAATATTGGTGGTGATCCAAAAGTTTGCAAACAC AGGAAGCTGATATTGAAGTATGCCCACAAGTACAGGCTGGGACTTTGGAGGCCTCGAGTTGAACCTCCAAAAACCAAATAA
- the LOC139866549 gene encoding lipid droplet phospholipase 1-like — MESHNNLEENGGVKVSDIKLKNNVKLKLMSCFRSSSENGVPTVEKVDGDGNVDIESVSGDKHHSPTHLVVMVNGLIGSAKDWRFASKQFLNKYPSDIIVHCSTRNSALATLDGVDVMGSRLAEEVKSVIERHPNLQKISFIGHSLGGLIARYAVAKLYTQDDTNLDSNDVCSEHICNQKIAGLEPINFITIASPHLGSRGRKQVPMFCGLKSLEKVGFYTSVILKRTGRQVYLKDKSNGHPPLLVQMANDSEDLKFISALLSFKRQVVYANVLSDHLVGWSTSSIRHRSELPKRKNLARSSRYPHILKEGTETTPKQEVFKNLQTDGHKSKTETMEETMIKGLCKIRWERVDVSFKGSRQRYLAHNTIQVNSPWMNSDGADVIQHMVDNFLM; from the exons ATGGAATCGCATAATAATTTAGAAGAAAATGGCGGTGTCAAAGTATCAGATATTAAATTAAAGAATAACGTTAAACTGAAATTGATGAGTTGTTTTAGATCATCGTCAGAAAATGGAGTTCCGACGGTTGAGAAAGTCGACGGCGACGGAAACGTTGATATCGAATCAGTTTCCGGCGATAAACATCACTCTCCGACTCACCTTGTTGTTATGGTTAATGGACTCATTGGCAG TGCTAAAGATTGGAGATTTGCTTCAAAACAGTTTTTAAATAAGTATCCTTCTGATATTATTGTTCACT GCAGCACACGTAACTCTGCATTGGCGACACTTGACGGTGTCGATGTGATGGGAAGCAGATTAGCAGAAGAG GTTAAATCTGTAATAGAACGACATCCTAATCTTCAGAAGATCTCATTTATAGGCCACTCACTTGGTGGCCTAATAGCAAGATACGCAGTTGCTAAGCTTTACACACAAGATGACACAAATCTTGATTCTAATGATGTATGCTCGGAGCATATCTGTAATCAAAAAATTGCTGGATTGGAGCCTATCAACTTTATAACCATTGCCTCTCCACACCTCGGTTCACGAGGGCGTAAACAG GTTCCAATGTTTTGTGGGCTTAAAAGCCTTGAAAAGGTAGGGTTCTATACTTCAGTAATACTAAAAAGAACAGGGAGACAAGTGTATTTAAAAGATAAGTCTAATGGACATCCCCCTCTGTTAGTTCAAATGGCTAATGATTCCGAAGATCTAAAATTCAT ATCTGCTTTACTGTCCTTTAAGCGCCAAGTTGTTTACGCAAATGTCCTTTCCGACC ATCTTGTAGGATGGAGCACGTCATCAATTCGTCATCGAAGTGAGTTACCTAAG CGTAAGAATCTTGCAAGAAGCAGTAGATATCCCCATATTCTGAAAGAAGGTACTGAAACTACCCCAAAACAAGAAGTCTTCAAGAATCTACAAACTGACGGTCACAAGAGTAAGACTGAAACAATGGAAG AGACGATGATCAAAGGGTTATGTAAAATAAGGTGGGAACGGGTTGACGTTAGCTTTAAAGGAAGTAGACAAAGATACCTTGCACACAACACGATCCAG GTAAACTCACCTTGGATGAATTCTGATGGAGCAGACGTCATACAACATATGGTTGACAATTTTTTGATGTAG